Proteins from one Desulfonema limicola genomic window:
- a CDS encoding DUF1573 domain-containing protein, producing the protein MKIKTFFTIIILFLLPGVVCFGAEDEQKDISQIPLAVALEPDFAFESALEGDEVIHDFIIQNKGTAELKIERVQTGUGCSAASYTKQIPAGGEGKISIKVNTQGFGGRTLHKSATIHTNDPKNKTVKLSIKGSVVKFVNISPSRVRMNGETGETIKAVVRIVPEEKYPFKILEARTSNKEKISVTMEEKQSEKGVEYLITVFNLQNTPTRYFEKVILKTDSKLRPELEINVYTNITDKKS; encoded by the coding sequence ATGAAAATCAAAACATTTTTTACAATCATTATCCTGTTCCTGCTTCCAGGAGTAGTGTGTTTTGGAGCAGAAGATGAACAAAAAGATATAAGCCAGATTCCTTTGGCCGTTGCATTAGAACCAGATTTTGCCTTTGAATCTGCTCTTGAAGGCGATGAGGTTATCCATGATTTTATCATACAAAACAAAGGTACGGCTGAACTCAAGATTGAGCGTGTCCAGACCGGCTGAGGGTGTTCTGCTGCTTCTTATACGAAGCAAATCCCTGCCGGAGGCGAGGGAAAAATATCCATTAAAGTAAATACCCAGGGATTTGGAGGACGCACACTGCATAAAAGTGCGACCATACATACAAATGATCCTAAAAATAAAACAGTTAAACTTTCTATAAAAGGCAGTGTTGTTAAATTTGTCAATATTTCTCCTTCCAGAGTAAGAATGAACGGTGAAACAGGTGAGACAATCAAGGCTGTTGTAAGAATAGTTCCTGAAGAAAAATATCCTTTTAAAATACTTGAAGCCAGAACATCAAATAAAGAAAAGATCAGTGTAACAATGGAAGAAAAGCAAAGTGAAAAAGGTGTTGAATACCTGATCACAGTCTTTAATTTACAAAATACACCAACCAGGTATTTTGAAAAGGTTATTCTTAAAACAGACAGCAAACTCAGACCTGAACTTGAAATTAATGTTTATACCAATATAACTGATAAAAAATCGTGA
- a CDS encoding ABC transporter ATP-binding protein, with amino-acid sequence MSSAIQAENLSYAYNGTGVLDNLCFQIPKASFSILIGPNGSGKTTLMKILAGILKSKGRLSLFNRHAAQISRKEYARQIAFVPQHLPADFPFTVQEVILMGRSPHLGILGIGKKNDSDIAEKVMQITDVTHLGRRRLNKLSGGELQRVFIARALCQEPEIILLDEPTAFLDLAHQIQVMDLLEKLKQDQNLTIIMVSHDINLAAMYGDQLLLMKNGTLLDMGKPEKVLDVKTLEDVYGCVLLINKSPLGDFPVTTPVPGRYLKHF; translated from the coding sequence ATGAGTTCTGCCATACAAGCTGAAAATTTGAGCTATGCATATAATGGAACAGGGGTATTGGATAATCTCTGCTTCCAGATTCCCAAAGCAAGTTTTTCCATACTCATAGGCCCAAATGGTTCTGGCAAAACAACATTGATGAAAATTCTTGCAGGAATTTTAAAATCAAAAGGAAGGTTAAGTCTTTTTAACAGACATGCTGCACAGATCAGCAGAAAAGAATATGCACGCCAGATTGCTTTTGTACCCCAGCATCTTCCAGCAGATTTTCCGTTTACTGTTCAGGAAGTTATACTTATGGGCAGATCTCCGCATCTGGGAATTTTGGGCATAGGAAAAAAAAATGATTCCGATATTGCAGAAAAGGTCATGCAGATTACTGATGTAACCCACCTTGGCAGACGAAGGCTAAATAAATTAAGCGGGGGGGAGCTGCAAAGAGTTTTTATTGCCAGAGCTTTATGCCAGGAGCCTGAAATAATTTTATTAGATGAACCCACAGCATTTCTTGATCTGGCACATCAAATCCAGGTAATGGACCTGCTGGAAAAACTTAAACAAGATCAAAATCTTACCATTATAATGGTTTCCCATGATATTAATCTGGCAGCAATGTATGGAGATCAATTGCTGCTTATGAAAAACGGAACCCTGCTTGATATGGGAAAACCTGAAAAAGTACTTGACGTTAAAACCCTGGAAGATGTTTATGGATGTGTGCTTCTGATAAATAAAAGCCCTCTGGGAGATTTTCCTGTAACAACACCTGTTCCAGGCAGATATTTAAAACATTTTTAG
- a CDS encoding FecCD family ABC transporter permease → MSKILKNIYLVSGFLLFILIFAVILGLSLGSSQNNMKDILYFLMGDHEKNPMLTSIIWQIRFPRVILAAVVGASLSLGGLVFQALLRNPLAEPYILGISGGSAIGAIIGILAGLARFPGVCIFAFTGSMATLGLVLIMGSGESSLKKDSLLLSGVMINAFCSSVITFLISLSQDSRIHNILFWLMGDMSLPDLKQAGLLTLIVFPCFILIFRLSHVMNLMLMGQEMAQTMGVNIKVITLTLLAATSLMISATVSYCGLLGFVGLVIPHLLRLIFGPDHRVLVPACILGGGAYMIFCDILARILPQQGEMPTGVITAMIGAPLFIYLLKRSKT, encoded by the coding sequence ATGTCAAAAATTCTAAAAAACATATACCTGGTTTCTGGTTTTCTTTTATTTATTTTAATTTTTGCTGTAATATTAGGACTCTCACTGGGTTCAAGCCAGAATAACATGAAAGATATTTTGTATTTTTTGATGGGAGATCATGAAAAAAATCCAATGCTGACAAGCATTATCTGGCAGATCAGATTTCCCAGGGTTATTTTGGCTGCTGTTGTTGGAGCATCCTTATCTTTAGGAGGCCTGGTTTTTCAGGCTCTTTTAAGAAATCCCCTGGCAGAACCTTATATTCTGGGTATTTCAGGCGGTTCTGCAATTGGTGCAATTATAGGCATTCTTGCAGGACTGGCACGTTTTCCAGGTGTGTGTATTTTTGCATTTACAGGCAGCATGGCAACACTGGGGCTTGTACTTATAATGGGATCAGGTGAATCAAGCTTAAAAAAAGATTCCCTGCTTTTATCAGGTGTTATGATAAATGCTTTTTGCTCTTCAGTTATTACCTTTTTAATTTCATTATCCCAGGATTCCAGGATTCATAATATTTTATTCTGGCTTATGGGTGATATGTCTTTACCTGATTTAAAACAGGCCGGACTGCTTACACTTATAGTTTTCCCTTGTTTTATACTTATATTCAGACTTTCCCATGTTATGAACCTTATGCTTATGGGCCAGGAAATGGCTCAAACAATGGGAGTTAATATTAAAGTCATAACCCTGACACTGCTGGCTGCCACCTCACTGATGATCAGTGCCACAGTTTCATATTGCGGACTGCTTGGTTTTGTGGGGCTGGTAATCCCCCATCTTTTACGCCTTATTTTTGGACCCGATCATCGAGTGCTTGTTCCTGCCTGTATATTGGGAGGGGGTGCATATATGATTTTTTGCGATATTCTGGCAAGAATACTGCCGCAGCAGGGTGAAATGCCCACAGGTGTTATTACAGCCATGATTGGTGCTCCATTGTTTATATACCTGCTCAAAAGATCAAAAACATGA
- a CDS encoding ABC transporter substrate-binding protein, translating into MIQFISVLDLSAKTLKDQAGRIVNMPDNPVRIVSLAPSITEIVFSLEQEKRLAGVTQFSDFPVQAQKMPKVGSYVHLDLEKIVSLKPDLCIAIKDGNPVEVIARLEKMGIPVYAVNPVNMDSVLTAIKEIGNILNAETQAEVLTQNMISRINHVKTQVAKLRHRPGVFFQIGINPIVAVGRKTFIHELIVNAGGTNLSQGDIPYPRFSHEQVIALSPEILIITSMARGEIFQKVKEQWKRWPEMPAVKNNRIYLVDSNIFDRPTPRMVTGLEQLFGIIHPETGKTKK; encoded by the coding sequence TTGATTCAATTTATATCTGTCTTGGATTTATCAGCAAAAACCCTGAAAGATCAGGCAGGCAGGATTGTTAATATGCCTGACAACCCGGTCAGGATTGTAAGCCTGGCTCCAAGTATTACAGAGATTGTTTTCAGCCTGGAACAGGAAAAACGGCTGGCAGGTGTTACGCAATTCAGCGATTTTCCAGTCCAGGCTCAAAAAATGCCCAAAGTAGGGTCATATGTTCATTTGGATCTGGAAAAAATTGTATCCTTAAAACCAGATTTATGTATTGCAATTAAAGACGGAAATCCTGTAGAGGTTATTGCACGGCTTGAAAAGATGGGTATTCCTGTGTATGCAGTTAATCCAGTAAACATGGATTCAGTGCTGACTGCTATTAAGGAAATTGGAAACATTTTAAATGCAGAAACTCAGGCAGAAGTATTAACTCAAAATATGATTTCCAGAATTAATCATGTTAAAACACAGGTAGCAAAACTCAGGCACAGGCCGGGTGTTTTTTTCCAGATCGGCATAAACCCCATTGTGGCTGTCGGCAGGAAAACATTTATTCATGAATTAATTGTAAACGCAGGAGGAACAAATCTTTCCCAGGGAGATATTCCCTATCCTCGTTTTAGTCATGAACAGGTTATAGCTCTTTCGCCTGAAATCTTGATTATTACCTCAATGGCAAGAGGTGAGATATTTCAAAAAGTAAAAGAACAATGGAAGCGCTGGCCTGAGATGCCTGCTGTTAAAAACAATCGGATTTATCTGGTGGACTCCAATATATTTGACCGTCCTACCCCCAGGATGGTTACAGGGCTTGAGCAGTTATTTGGCATTATTCATCCTGAGACCGGCAAAACCAAAAAATAA
- a CDS encoding adenosylcobinamide amidohydrolase, giving the protein MKLINISKSKIIFLCLIYFFFGKISPGFSFPVNFQDADGRNIQIDTTPERVVSIVPSVTEIIFSINAGNRISGLTYHDTYPAEASFKKVVGGFFSPSIEKIEQINPDIIFITDLHQKLIKAFENQNCRLIHLKLNSVSDLNETIMLLGQIFDKKDEAEKLINNIKTELEHTALKIKPVPISEKKRVIRLMGREDIMTPGSDSFQNEFISLAGGIAPELNKKGQIITITKQEWIKFNPQIIYGCGEDKILKEKILTQPGWKDVDAVKNKKIFFFPCDLTCRLSSRTGYFISCLASKIYPDAFASNSFKDQITGSKLAVLDLDYVKSSEIINSSVYDFIHKTLLIQFKTPVSVLSSLEGFRENIRYAGNSYSPYQVWELYHNLGLDLSRQKLLESIGKQEADTSLLFTGADMDNLSVQHKSFKDMNVYALVTAGVKSNAMRMGRDTGLFYEPGTINMLILTSMELSDRAMTRAVITATEAKTSALQDMDIRSSYTPFVNPATGTGTDNIIVVKGAGTRIDNAGGHSKMGELIAKAVYDGVSEAVYKQNSIIQNRSIFHRLKDRHISLYGLISNCSCTENSGEFILEIEKILLNPGYAGFIESAFAVSDAYERKLVSDLSAFNMWCNAAASEISGQKITNLKDLISDEELPIVIKTALNALLTGIYYKINSHEQKN; this is encoded by the coding sequence ATGAAATTAATTAATATATCTAAAAGTAAAATTATTTTCTTATGCTTGATTTATTTTTTCTTTGGAAAGATTTCTCCAGGATTTTCCTTTCCTGTTAATTTTCAAGATGCAGATGGACGTAATATTCAAATAGATACAACACCTGAACGTGTTGTATCTATTGTGCCGTCAGTAACAGAAATTATTTTTTCGATTAATGCCGGAAACCGTATTTCCGGGCTGACATATCATGACACATACCCGGCAGAAGCCTCTTTTAAAAAGGTGGTGGGCGGTTTTTTTTCTCCGTCAATAGAAAAAATAGAGCAGATAAATCCGGATATTATTTTTATCACAGACCTGCATCAAAAACTAATCAAGGCTTTTGAAAACCAGAACTGCCGGTTAATACATTTAAAATTAAATTCTGTTTCTGATTTAAATGAAACTATTATGCTCCTCGGGCAGATTTTTGATAAAAAAGATGAAGCTGAAAAACTGATCAATAATATAAAAACAGAATTAGAACATACTGCCCTGAAAATAAAGCCTGTTCCAATATCAGAAAAAAAACGGGTAATCCGTTTAATGGGGCGTGAAGATATTATGACACCAGGATCAGATTCATTTCAAAATGAATTTATAAGCCTGGCAGGTGGAATTGCCCCTGAATTAAACAAAAAAGGGCAGATAATAACAATAACAAAACAGGAATGGATAAAATTCAATCCCCAGATCATTTATGGATGCGGAGAAGATAAGATATTAAAAGAAAAGATATTAACCCAGCCTGGGTGGAAGGATGTTGATGCTGTTAAAAATAAAAAAATCTTCTTTTTTCCATGTGATCTTACCTGCCGTCTTTCTTCCAGAACAGGTTATTTTATCAGTTGTCTGGCTTCAAAAATATACCCGGATGCGTTTGCTTCAAACAGTTTTAAAGATCAGATAACCGGATCAAAACTGGCTGTCCTTGATCTGGATTATGTCAAGTCCTCAGAGATTATAAACAGTTCTGTGTATGATTTTATCCATAAAACCCTTTTGATTCAATTTAAAACACCTGTGTCGGTTTTATCCAGCCTTGAAGGATTCAGGGAAAATATCAGATATGCAGGAAACAGCTATTCCCCTTACCAGGTTTGGGAGCTTTATCATAATCTTGGTCTTGATCTTTCAAGACAAAAGCTTTTAGAAAGTATTGGGAAACAGGAAGCAGACACCTCCCTGCTTTTTACAGGTGCTGATATGGATAATTTATCTGTTCAGCATAAAAGTTTTAAAGATATGAATGTTTATGCACTGGTAACAGCAGGCGTTAAATCCAATGCCATGAGAATGGGCAGGGATACAGGTCTGTTTTATGAACCTGGAACAATTAACATGCTTATTTTAACCAGCATGGAACTCTCTGATCGTGCCATGACCCGTGCTGTTATTACTGCTACTGAAGCTAAAACCTCGGCATTGCAGGATATGGATATTCGCAGTTCATACACTCCTTTTGTTAATCCGGCAACAGGCACAGGCACTGACAATATTATTGTTGTCAAGGGTGCAGGCACAAGGATTGATAATGCTGGAGGTCATTCAAAAATGGGAGAACTTATTGCAAAGGCTGTTTATGACGGGGTCAGCGAAGCTGTTTATAAGCAAAACAGCATAATTCAAAACAGGAGTATTTTCCACAGACTGAAAGACAGACACATAAGCCTTTACGGATTAATCTCAAATTGCAGCTGCACGGAAAATTCAGGTGAATTTATCCTTGAAATTGAAAAAATACTGCTTAATCCAGGGTATGCAGGTTTTATTGAATCTGCATTTGCCGTTAGCGATGCATATGAAAGAAAGCTTGTTTCTGATTTAAGCGCTTTTAATATGTGGTGCAATGCCGCTGCTTCGGAGATTTCAGGACAAAAGATTACGAATTTAAAAGACCTTATATCAGATGAAGAGCTTCCCATTGTAATAAAAACTGCTTTAAATGCTTTATTAACCGGCATATATTATAAAATAAACAGTCATGAACAAAAAAATTAA